The Campylobacter sp. genome contains the following window.
AAATTTTTTATATTGACTTCGACTGCGGGATCTACGATCGGATAGACCATTACAAAAAGGTTGTTGTTGCAATACCCGTCGATCTCGCCACTTTTTAATCTCCTATAGCAATCGACCGAATCGTTGCAGTAAGAAACATTATAACCGCCGTCCTTTTTGATATATGCCTCGCCGGTAGTCTTGCGGATGACGCCGATCTTTTTGCCCATCAGATCGCCTATTTTATGAATATTTGAGTCTTTTTTCGTTAAAATTCCCAAATTTACCGTAAAATACGGCATCGAAAAATCAACGCTACCTTTGCGCTCCTCCGTGATACTTGCAGCCGCGATTATCATATCGGCTTGGTTGTTTTGAAGCATCGGGAAGCGCACTTCGTTCGTTACCGGGATAAGCTCGATACGACCGCCGCTATTGCCGAAAATTTTACCGGCTAGCGCGTTGGCAAGCTCGACTTCGAAGCCTTCAAAGCCTTTCTCGCTTGACTTGCTAAAAGGCGGCTCGTTTTCATAAACGCCCACTCTGATAACCTTGCTTTGCTTTATTTCGCTTAAGGAATTCGCAAAAACAAAGATCGCCGACAATAGAATAAGAAAAAATGACTTTTTCATAATTTCCTCCTTGAATTTTAAATTTTTCGTAATTGTAATGTAAATTTTCTTAAAATTTCATTTTACCAAAACCGAAATTATTCCCTAAATTGCGAGCTTAGCAATAAAATTTCGCAACTAAAATTTCTAAACATAATGATAGAGGCTTTTTAAATTTTGCCGCCTTGCGCCAAACCCTGCCTGCTCTCATTAAATTTTAGCGCTTCGCTATAAATTCTGTGCGTCTATTAGCGCCGCGTAAAAAAAAATAGCACGCCGCTGCGAAATTCTATGGAATTTTATAAATTTCATAACGGCGCGTTAGTAAAATTTACAATCCAAACCCAAGCTCGCAAAGTCGGGCAAAATAGCAAGGCTATGCAAGCCTTTTAAAATTTTACCTGGCGTATAGCGCACAGCTATGCTTACTGCAAATAAATGCAGGCGAGCTGTATCGGCTATACCCGCCTAAAATAGGCTATAAAGGTCATCCAGCAAGAAATATTTTTTCTCCGCAGTGCCCTTGTAATACGGCTCGATCGTCTCGTCATAGGTCTTTTTCATAAAGCCGTTCTTGCTTAGCTTGACTAGCTCGCCATTTAAGAACTCAAGCAGATCCTTATTGCCCTTAGAAACCGCGATGCCTAAGAAATCCGAAACGCCTAAATTTTTTATATTTACCTCAGTGTCGCTGTCGATGACAGCATAAGCCAAAACTATCAGATTGTCTGTCGCATATCCGATGCCCTTACCATCCTTTAGCATTTTATAGCATTCGTTTGCGGTAGCGCAATTTACAATTTCAAAGCCCTCTTTTCTAAAATACGCCTCACCCGTAGTTCCGGTTTCTGCGATGATCGGCTTGTCGTGCAGATCCGATACAGTCTTGATCCTATCGCCGGCGCGGGTTAGCACGCCGATATTTACTGCGAAATATGGCGTCGTAAAATCGACTAGCTGCTTACGCTCATTTGTGATCGTAAAGGTCGCAAGCACCATATCTACTTTATTTTCTTCCAACGCTTTTAAACGCTCACTAGCCTTTACGGGTACGAATTCTACCTTGCCCGCCTTGCCACCGAATATATCTTTTGATAGCGCCTCGGCTAGGGTCACCTCAAATCCTTGAAATTTGCCGTCTTCAAATTTACTAAAAGGCGGTTGCGCCTCAAATACGCCTACGCGCACACTGCCCGATTGCCTAATCTCAGATAGGGTATTTGCCACTACACTACTTGTAAATAGCAATAAAATTCCCAAAATTATCTTTTTCATATCGTTCCTTTAATTACAATGATTAGCCTAGCCACGCATCTGCGTCGCTTCGGCAAGCCCTCTTAAGCCGGTCGTATATTATTCGCTCACTTCTCCTTTCGACATTTTTTAAAATTTCTTTACCTTTGAAATTTTGCGTCGCATTTTACGCAAATTTCATTTAAAATACATTTAATCTGCGCCGTGATTTAGATCCCAATCGATCTCTCCCAGACCGTGCGCGCGCAGATATTCGTTGCATCTGCTAAAATGCTTGCAGCCGAAAAACGCTCCTCCTGCAAGCGGACTAGGATGCGCGGCGGTTAAAATGAGATGCCTCTGCGCATCGATCAGCGTAGATTTTGCTTTGGCGAAATTTCCCCACAGCATAAAGACTAAGCTTTGCCGCCTCGCGCTTAAAATTTTAATCACGGCGTCGGTGAAAATTTGCCAGCCGAAGCCGCTGTGCGAGTTCGCGCGGTTCGCGCCCACGCTAAGGCTCGCGTTAAGTAGCAGCACGCCCTGCTTCGCCCAGTAGCTCAGATCGCCGCTAGCAGGCTCGCTGATACCCAGATCGCTCTTAATCTCTTTGTAGATATTTACGAGGCTAGGCGGGATTCGCACGCCGCGCGGCACCGAAAAGCTAAGCCCCATCGCCTGATGCGCGCCGTGGTAGGGATCCTGCCCCAAAATCACCGCGCGTACCCGCTCAAACGGGGTGAGATTAAAGGCGTTAAAGATCAAATTTCCCGGCGGATAGACGATCTCGCGCGCCTTTGCGGCGAGCAGATTTTCTTTGATCTTCGCAAAATACTCGCTTAAAAATTCCTCTCTAAGCGC
Protein-coding sequences here:
- a CDS encoding transporter substrate-binding domain-containing protein; this encodes MKKSFFLILLSAIFVFANSLSEIKQSKVIRVGVYENEPPFSKSSEKGFEGFEVELANALAGKIFGNSGGRIELIPVTNEVRFPMLQNNQADMIIAAASITEERKGSVDFSMPYFTVNLGILTKKDSNIHKIGDLMGKKIGVIRKTTGEAYIKKDGGYNVSYCNDSVDCYRRLKSGEIDGYCNNNLFVMVYPIVDPAVEVNIKNLGDNVFLGVAVQKGNAELLEAINKGLIALSKEGFFKKAYEDTFESFYKGTVDKKYFLLDDLYSFF
- the ung gene encoding uracil-DNA glycosylase — translated: MQINLDNVRIESGWKEALREEFLSEYFAKIKENLLAAKAREIVYPPGNLIFNAFNLTPFERVRAVILGQDPYHGAHQAMGLSFSVPRGVRIPPSLVNIYKEIKSDLGISEPASGDLSYWAKQGVLLLNASLSVGANRANSHSGFGWQIFTDAVIKILSARRQSLVFMLWGNFAKAKSTLIDAQRHLILTAAHPSPLAGGAFFGCKHFSRCNEYLRAHGLGEIDWDLNHGAD
- a CDS encoding transporter substrate-binding domain-containing protein translates to MKKIILGILLLFTSSVVANTLSEIRQSGSVRVGVFEAQPPFSKFEDGKFQGFEVTLAEALSKDIFGGKAGKVEFVPVKASERLKALEENKVDMVLATFTITNERKQLVDFTTPYFAVNIGVLTRAGDRIKTVSDLHDKPIIAETGTTGEAYFRKEGFEIVNCATANECYKMLKDGKGIGYATDNLIVLAYAVIDSDTEVNIKNLGVSDFLGIAVSKGNKDLLEFLNGELVKLSKNGFMKKTYDETIEPYYKGTAEKKYFLLDDLYSLF